In the genome of Spirochaeta cellobiosiphila DSM 17781, one region contains:
- a CDS encoding shikimate kinase, which yields MNNLIIMGMKHTGKSTQGRRLALFYNMSFIDLDEVIFNQYPTTNTTIREIYRTEGKEGFLRLEQEAAKSCAKELSEKGNRILSLGGGTIDNPIAMDSLKNKALSIHLLDSAEVLYERISLHGIPPFLDSEDPYHSFLDIYTRRTKLYTDWANITVDIKNKNQDQAFDCINNRVQEYKNAR from the coding sequence ATGAATAACCTTATTATAATGGGAATGAAACACACAGGGAAATCAACACAAGGACGTCGACTAGCATTGTTCTATAACATGTCGTTTATAGACCTTGATGAGGTGATTTTTAACCAATACCCCACCACAAATACAACCATTAGAGAGATATACAGAACTGAGGGAAAAGAAGGTTTCCTGCGTTTAGAACAAGAAGCGGCAAAATCCTGTGCCAAAGAACTTTCAGAAAAAGGCAACAGGATTCTGTCTTTAGGTGGAGGGACAATAGATAACCCTATTGCTATGGATTCACTAAAAAATAAAGCCCTATCCATTCATCTTCTTGATTCTGCAGAGGTTCTCTACGAACGAATATCCTTACACGGAATCCCTCCTTTCTTAGACAGTGAAGATCCGTATCATTCTTTTCTGGATATTTATACGAGAAGAACGAAGCTCTACACAGATTGGGCAAATATCACAGTTGACATAAAAAATAAAAATCAAGATCAAGCTTTTGATTGTATAAACAACAGGGTACAGGAGTATAAAAATGCCAGGTAG